In the Planctomycetota bacterium genome, GCCGCCCCCTGCCCCATCGGGTCGCGGGCGTAGGCATCGGTCAGGGCGAGGACGGCAGCGCGGTGGTCGTCGCGCTCGAAATCGGCGCGGACGACGACGACAGCCCCACGCGGGTCGCCGGAATCACGAGGGCCGTCGATCATGGAGGGCATCGCGTCATCCTGACGTGGCGGCCGGAATCCCGCCCGGATTCAACGGCCTGGCTGACCGGCCGTCGCGGTCCGACCGCTCCCCTCCTGACGCGACACGAGCCGCCAGGCCCACGGGACAAGCAGGGTGAACAGGGCGATCAAACCCCATTTCATCGTCGCCGCACAGCCGGCAAGCAGGTAATCCAGCGCCGGCCGGCTTCCGGGAGCCGCAGCCGCGAGCCCTTGCTGGATCACGTCCTCGACGGCATCGCCACCGGCGGCCAGTGGCATGAGCCATGGCAGAACGCCCTTCAGCCACCGTGGCTGCTCGAGCCGGTCGGCAAGCCACGTCCCGAGCGCCCACCCGAACACCCCGAAACAGACGAGGAACGGGTAGTCGTAGGCGAAGTGGGCGGCAAACCGCCGTTGCCCGTCCGGTCCCCAGGCCTCGAGAATCCGTCGGAACGCCGGCTCGGTGAACGTGAACTGGATCTCGCCGACAGTCGGGTCGAGCGTGCCGACGAGGCGCAGCATCGCCACGAAGATGAGCGCACCCACGGCAGCGCTAACCAGCGCCAGCCATCCCAACCATCGCCCTCGTAGCTGCTCCGCATCGGCCATCGACCGCTCCTCGCACCAGCTCTCACTCACGCTCGGGCGGTCAGGAGAGCCACGCCGATCGCCGCCTCGAACGCGACTCCTCCCAGATCCCGCCGGGTCGCCGTCCCGGTGACGGCGAGTGACAGGGCCCGGCCGAAGGCGGCTGCATACCACGCGACCCCCACGACGGTGAAGATCATCGGCGAACGCGTGAACAGGCATGCGACGCCAAGGGCGAGGAAAAACCCCCCATAGGTCGCGCGGATCTCGGCCAGCCCAAGAGCTCCCCGCGGCTCGATCCCGACGACGTTCGCCACGGCTGCCGGCCACACGAGCCCGGCACAGCCAAGGAGCGCCGTGACCAGCGCGGCAGCCAGGGGGATTCCGCCGATCATTCGCGATTGCCCCCGCGCGGCGGCCCCCGATCGTCGCGCCCGGCATCGGTCGGCCCTCCGACTGCCATAGCCTGCCAGAAGGCCGTCGCCTCGTGCCAGTCGACCCGCGTGTCGGCCGTGAGCGGCCCATGACCACGCGCGGCGGCGGCGTTGGCCGCCGTCGCCACCAGCGCCCGCCCGATGCCACGTCGCCGCCACGCCGGGCTGACGAGGAGCCAGCCGACCGAAACGGCACCCTCGGTCGTGACGAGCGTGACGAGCCCCACGCACCCGCCCCCTGCCTCGGCCGTGGCCACCCACGTTTCGACCGCTCGCCCGGGCCTCGACGCCAGCTCGCCGAGAAGACCGTCGGAGCGCACGGCCGGCCCGGCGGTCGCGAGCGCGGCGTCGCGGCAGGCAGCGACCAGTGCCGTGATCGGGCCGCGCATCGAGGCCGGATCGGCGCAAGCGCCGATCGCCACCCCGTCGACGGCTGCCGCCGCCCCATCCTCCGCGATCACGTGACGGACGACTGCCATTCCCTACCCCCCCGTTCCCTACTCCAGGCGCTCGCGGGCCCCTCGTCGAGCCGCCGCGCATCTGCATCGGCATCGAGGCCGCCACCCACCATAGCGGTTTTTTCGTCATGACCGATATCAACATCACGACTGATAGGAAACTAGCACATTCATTCATTGAAATCATTGACAACAATTGAAACACATGCATACTATCTATCGCTTACGGAGCTTTTCCGGCGTGTCGACGCAGCTGAGGCGGACGAGATTGATCGACTTCATCCGCATCCGCGGGTTCGCGGCGCTTGACGAACTGGTCGGCGAGCTGGGCGTCTCGGAATCGACGGTCCGCCGCGACCTCGACGCTCTCGAGGAGGAAGGGCTCGCCCGACGTACGCACGGCGGGGTCCTCGCCGCCG is a window encoding:
- a CDS encoding DUF4345 domain-containing protein — translated: MIGGIPLAAALVTALLGCAGLVWPAAVANVVGIEPRGALGLAEIRATYGGFFLALGVACLFTRSPMIFTVVGVAWYAAAFGRALSLAVTGTATRRDLGGVAFEAAIGVALLTARA
- a CDS encoding GNAT family N-acetyltransferase; the encoded protein is MRGPITALVAACRDAALATAGPAVRSDGLLGELASRPGRAVETWVATAEAGGGCVGLVTLVTTEGAVSVGWLLVSPAWRRRGIGRALVATAANAAAARGHGPLTADTRVDWHEATAFWQAMAVGGPTDAGRDDRGPPRGGNRE